The following proteins are encoded in a genomic region of Amycolatopsis sulphurea:
- a CDS encoding ribose-phosphate diphosphokinase — MRDIAVFSGSAHPELAEEICGNLGVPLLPVKIDRFANDCLQVQLEANCRERDVFLIQPLVKPVQEHLVELLLMLDAARGASAGRVTVVMPHYSYARSDKKDASRISIGGRLVADLMVTAGADRVLTMTLHSPQVHGFFSVPVDHLHALHELARYFRQYDLSNTTVVSPDLGNAKEAAHFARLLGAKVAAGAKQRYADDRVEITSIIGEITGRDVIVLDDEIARGSTVLELLDRLRELGPRSIRVACTHGLFADKALARIGGQEDVLEIVCTNTVPIPTGERTEKLHVLSIAPALAEAMRRIHNGESVSSLFEPA, encoded by the coding sequence GTGCGGGATATCGCGGTTTTCAGTGGTAGTGCCCATCCGGAACTGGCCGAGGAGATCTGCGGCAACCTCGGTGTGCCGTTGCTGCCGGTCAAGATCGACCGGTTCGCCAACGACTGCCTGCAGGTCCAGCTTGAGGCCAATTGCCGGGAGCGCGACGTCTTCCTGATCCAGCCGCTGGTCAAGCCGGTGCAGGAGCACCTGGTCGAGCTGCTGCTGATGCTCGACGCCGCGCGCGGCGCTTCGGCGGGCCGGGTCACCGTGGTGATGCCGCACTACTCGTACGCGCGTTCGGACAAGAAGGACGCGTCGCGCATCTCAATCGGCGGCCGGCTGGTCGCCGATCTGATGGTCACCGCCGGGGCGGACCGGGTGCTCACCATGACCCTCCACTCGCCGCAGGTGCACGGGTTCTTCAGCGTGCCCGTCGACCACCTGCACGCGCTGCACGAGCTGGCCCGGTACTTCCGGCAGTACGACCTGTCCAACACGACCGTCGTGTCGCCCGATCTGGGCAACGCGAAGGAGGCCGCGCACTTCGCCCGGCTGCTCGGCGCGAAGGTCGCGGCCGGCGCCAAGCAGCGTTACGCCGACGACCGGGTGGAGATCACGTCCATCATCGGCGAGATCACCGGCCGCGACGTGATCGTGCTCGACGACGAGATCGCCCGCGGCAGCACCGTGCTGGAACTGCTCGACCGCCTGCGCGAGCTGGGGCCGCGCTCGATCCGGGTGGCCTGTACGCACGGGTTGTTCGCGGACAAGGCGCTGGCCCGGATCGGCGGGCAGGAGGACGTGCTGGAGATCGTGTGCACCAACACGGTCCCGATCCCGACTGGGGAACGCACGGAGAAGCTGCACGTGCTGTCCATCGCCCCGGCGCTGGCGGAGGCGATGCGGCGGATCCACAACGGCGAGTCGGTCAGCTCGCTGTTCGAGCCCGCCTAA
- a CDS encoding SDR family oxidoreductase: MRVVIAGGHGQIALHLEKLLAQRRDEPVGLVRNPAHEPDLTAVGAETVVLDLEKSDVDAVAQVLRGADAAVFSAGAGPGSGETRKDTVDRGAAVLFAEAAGRAGVRRFVQVGSMGADNPDAPGLDPVFATYLRAKRAAEEDLKTRDLDWTILRPGALTNDSGTGRVKIAEQTGRASVPREDVAAVLLALLDAPATAGRTLELISGEDSIEDAVSAL, translated from the coding sequence ATGCGCGTCGTCATCGCCGGAGGACACGGCCAGATCGCCCTGCACCTGGAAAAGCTGCTCGCGCAGCGGCGCGACGAGCCGGTCGGCCTCGTGCGCAATCCCGCCCACGAACCGGACCTCACCGCGGTCGGCGCCGAAACCGTGGTGCTCGACCTGGAAAAGTCCGATGTGGACGCGGTGGCGCAGGTGCTGCGGGGCGCGGACGCCGCGGTCTTCTCCGCGGGTGCCGGACCCGGCAGCGGGGAAACTCGCAAGGATACCGTCGATCGTGGGGCCGCGGTGCTCTTCGCCGAAGCCGCCGGGCGGGCCGGGGTCCGCCGCTTCGTGCAGGTCGGTTCCATGGGCGCGGACAACCCGGACGCACCCGGTCTCGACCCGGTGTTCGCCACCTACCTGCGGGCCAAGCGGGCCGCCGAAGAGGACCTGAAGACCCGCGATCTGGATTGGACGATCCTGCGGCCCGGTGCGCTCACCAACGATTCCGGCACCGGACGGGTGAAGATCGCGGAGCAGACCGGCCGCGCTTCCGTGCCCCGGGAGGACGTGGCGGCGGTGCTGCTCGCGTTGCTGGACGCCCCGGCCACGGCGGGCCGCACGCTCGAACTGATCTCCGGCGAGGACTCGATCGAGGACGCGGTGTCCGCACTCTAA
- a CDS encoding HpcH/HpaI aldolase/citrate lyase family protein, translating into MTELRPRRSVLYMPGANERALEKAKTLPADTLILDLEDAVAPDAKEAARERVCAAVGTYGAREVTIRVNGLDTEWHDADLRAAAAAGPAAVVVPKVNSAAEVHNIERALELGGAPEHTKIWAMVETPVAMLHAEEIATASDRLTVLVMGTNDLAKELHAEFVPGRAPLLGGLSLCLLAARAAGKVILDGVYNDVKDDAGFAAECLQGRQFGFDGKTLIHPSQVEPSNRIFAPSAAEITHARRVISAFTEAKAEGRGVAMMDGRMIENLHVDNARRVLALAAAVGAA; encoded by the coding sequence ATGACGGAACTACGGCCGCGGCGTTCGGTGCTGTACATGCCCGGCGCGAACGAGCGCGCCCTGGAGAAGGCGAAGACGCTGCCCGCCGACACGTTGATCCTCGACCTGGAAGACGCCGTCGCACCCGACGCGAAGGAAGCCGCGCGCGAACGCGTTTGCGCCGCGGTGGGCACGTACGGGGCGCGCGAGGTGACCATCCGCGTCAACGGCCTGGACACCGAGTGGCACGACGCAGACCTGCGCGCAGCAGCCGCCGCCGGCCCCGCCGCGGTCGTGGTGCCGAAGGTGAACTCCGCCGCCGAAGTCCACAACATCGAACGCGCGTTGGAACTGGGCGGCGCCCCGGAGCACACGAAGATCTGGGCGATGGTCGAAACCCCGGTCGCCATGCTGCACGCCGAGGAGATCGCCACCGCCTCGGATCGCCTGACCGTATTGGTGATGGGCACGAACGACCTGGCGAAGGAACTCCACGCGGAATTCGTCCCCGGCCGCGCACCGTTGCTGGGCGGGCTGTCGCTGTGCCTGCTGGCCGCCCGCGCGGCGGGCAAAGTGATCCTCGACGGCGTGTACAACGACGTGAAAGATGATGCCGGTTTCGCAGCGGAATGCTTGCAGGGGCGGCAATTCGGGTTCGACGGAAAGACGCTGATCCACCCGTCCCAAGTGGAACCGAGCAACCGGATCTTCGCCCCGTCGGCTGCGGAGATCACCCACGCCCGCCGGGTGATCTCCGCCTTCACCGAAGCCAAGGCCGAAGGCCGAGGCGTGGCGATGATGGACGGGCGGATGATCGAGAACCTGCACGTGGACAACGCCCGGCGAGTACTGGCCCTCGCGGCGGCGGTGGGGGCGGCGTAG
- a CDS encoding Tn3 family transposase, translating into MFADEELERLRGFPEIGRDELAKFFTLAPADIAFVDPGRGRGPADRLGLAVALSTLPWLGFVPDKVSSAPPVAVTRLADQLGLDPGELRSYGRRAKTRTEHLRLVAKYLGWRLPTTLELKEVDEFLLARAMEHDSPTLLFRLACEYLISARVIRPGPVTVVEWVAHARAEAQRETFDRLAQEFTETRCAALDRLLAIDPEIRTTRLRWLATGPVEASPAAVKAEVAKLEFLRSLGADSLDLSALPAERRRFLATVGRRLTSQALEQRDPQRRYPILLTLLAQSATDVLDEVVQLFDQAISARESKAERKMRDALAERGKAGEDRQALLDDLLAIVTDPQISDEQIGGLIRGERIGWPRLRSAVAQAAPRLPRDHGHLAALDGSYGYLRQFTPQVLAAVRFAGGTAATGLLEAVEILRDLNATGARRVPADAPDGFVPARWRGYLETASKSGNTSAYRHYWELCTLLALRDGLRSGDVFVPGSRRYSDPTAYLLTPDKWADQRTEFCQLVGKPADPARALADAENELGEALAELEEVLAAGDGPVRLDEAGDLVISPLTAEDVPAEATALKAELTEMLPFAPIVSLLIELDKRTGYLDCFTHAGGKQARSPELKRNLIAVLLAHSTNLGLTRMADACGISYDVLAWTSEWYVREETLRAANLAIIDYHQRLPLTPIFGTGTLSSSDGQRFPTRGKSVTARALSRYFASEGLSTYTHVTDQHTTYGTKVIVATKREAHYVLDEILGNATDIPITEHATDTHGVTLVNFGLFDLLGLQLSPRIRDLGKITLYRNGSRAQVQAEFPHTGPLLTRKLNTDLIAEQYDDLLRLAGSLKFGHATASLLVGKLSASGRQNALAAALKEYGALRRTIYARYLADPAYRRKISRQLNKGESLHALKRDLLYAHEGAVRARHLEAQTEQAWCLTLATNAVVAWTTEYYGLAVESMRTAGRRIDDEVLAHISPAHSENINFFGAIDVDIEGELAQLGPTGYRPLRIRDTLF; encoded by the coding sequence GTGTTCGCGGACGAGGAGCTGGAGCGCCTGCGGGGGTTCCCGGAGATCGGTCGGGACGAGCTGGCGAAGTTCTTCACCCTGGCCCCGGCGGATATCGCGTTCGTCGATCCCGGCCGAGGTCGCGGTCCGGCGGACCGCCTTGGCCTGGCCGTTGCCCTGTCCACGTTGCCGTGGCTGGGGTTCGTGCCGGACAAGGTGTCCTCGGCGCCGCCGGTGGCGGTGACCAGGCTGGCTGATCAGCTCGGTCTCGACCCAGGTGAGCTGCGGTCCTACGGACGGCGCGCGAAGACGCGGACCGAGCATCTGCGGTTGGTGGCGAAGTACCTGGGATGGCGACTGCCGACCACGCTGGAGCTCAAGGAGGTGGACGAATTCTTGCTGGCGCGGGCGATGGAACACGATTCGCCGACGTTGCTGTTCCGGCTGGCATGCGAGTACCTGATCTCGGCGCGGGTGATCCGGCCGGGCCCGGTGACCGTGGTCGAGTGGGTCGCCCATGCCCGCGCCGAAGCGCAACGGGAGACATTCGACCGGCTGGCGCAGGAGTTCACCGAGACGCGGTGCGCCGCGCTGGACAGACTGCTGGCCATCGACCCGGAGATCCGCACCACCCGGCTGCGGTGGCTGGCCACCGGACCGGTCGAGGCCTCGCCTGCGGCGGTGAAGGCCGAGGTCGCGAAGCTGGAGTTCCTGCGCTCGCTGGGCGCGGACAGCCTGGACCTCTCGGCGCTGCCCGCTGAGCGGCGCCGGTTCCTGGCCACGGTCGGGCGCCGGCTGACCTCGCAAGCGCTGGAACAGCGTGATCCGCAGCGCCGCTACCCGATCCTGCTGACGTTGCTGGCCCAGTCGGCGACCGACGTGCTCGACGAGGTCGTGCAGCTGTTCGACCAGGCCATCTCGGCACGGGAGAGCAAGGCTGAACGCAAGATGCGCGACGCGTTGGCCGAGCGCGGCAAGGCCGGCGAGGACCGGCAGGCGCTGCTGGACGACCTCCTGGCCATCGTCACCGATCCGCAGATCAGCGACGAGCAGATCGGCGGCCTGATCCGGGGCGAGCGGATCGGATGGCCTCGCCTGCGGTCGGCAGTGGCGCAAGCCGCGCCGAGGTTGCCGCGCGATCACGGGCACCTGGCCGCGTTGGATGGCTCGTACGGGTATCTACGGCAGTTCACCCCGCAGGTGCTCGCGGCGGTGCGGTTCGCCGGCGGCACCGCGGCGACCGGGTTACTGGAAGCGGTGGAGATCCTGCGCGACCTGAACGCCACCGGCGCCCGCCGTGTCCCGGCCGACGCGCCGGACGGGTTCGTGCCCGCGCGGTGGCGCGGCTACCTGGAGACCGCGTCGAAGTCCGGGAACACCAGCGCCTACCGGCACTATTGGGAGTTGTGCACGCTTCTCGCGCTGCGGGATGGGCTGCGCAGCGGGGATGTGTTCGTGCCGGGCTCGCGCCGCTACTCCGACCCGACCGCCTACCTGCTCACCCCAGACAAATGGGCCGACCAGCGAACGGAGTTTTGCCAGCTGGTCGGCAAACCCGCCGATCCTGCCCGTGCGCTGGCCGACGCGGAGAACGAACTGGGCGAGGCACTTGCCGAACTGGAGGAGGTCCTGGCCGCCGGTGACGGCCCGGTGCGCCTGGACGAGGCCGGTGACCTGGTGATCTCGCCGCTCACCGCCGAGGACGTCCCGGCCGAGGCAACCGCGCTGAAGGCGGAGCTGACCGAGATGCTGCCATTCGCGCCGATCGTGTCGCTGCTGATCGAGCTGGACAAACGTACCGGCTACCTGGACTGCTTCACCCACGCCGGCGGCAAGCAGGCCCGCAGCCCCGAGCTGAAACGGAACCTGATCGCGGTCTTGCTGGCCCACTCCACCAACCTCGGCCTGACCAGGATGGCCGACGCCTGCGGGATCTCCTACGACGTGCTCGCCTGGACCAGTGAGTGGTACGTGCGGGAGGAGACGCTGCGCGCGGCGAACCTGGCGATCATCGACTACCACCAGCGCCTGCCGCTCACCCCGATCTTCGGCACCGGCACCCTGTCCTCATCGGATGGACAGCGGTTCCCCACGCGCGGAAAGTCCGTCACCGCAAGGGCTTTGAGCCGATACTTCGCGTCCGAGGGGCTTTCCACGTATACGCACGTGACCGATCAGCACACCACCTACGGCACGAAGGTCATCGTCGCGACCAAGCGCGAGGCCCACTACGTCCTCGACGAGATTCTCGGGAACGCGACCGACATTCCCATCACCGAGCACGCGACGGACACCCACGGCGTCACCTTGGTCAACTTCGGGCTGTTCGACCTGCTCGGGTTGCAGCTGTCCCCGCGGATCCGGGACCTGGGCAAGATCACCCTCTACCGGAACGGATCACGAGCGCAGGTCCAAGCCGAGTTCCCGCACACCGGGCCGCTGCTTACCCGCAAGCTCAACACCGACCTGATCGCCGAGCAATACGACGACCTACTCCGGCTCGCCGGGTCGCTGAAGTTCGGGCACGCCACCGCCTCCCTGCTAGTCGGCAAGCTCTCGGCATCCGGCCGGCAGAACGCGCTCGCCGCAGCGCTCAAGGAGTACGGGGCACTGCGGCGCACCATCTACGCCCGCTACCTCGCCGACCCGGCCTACCGGCGCAAGATCTCGCGGCAGCTGAACAAGGGCGAGTCGCTGCACGCGCTGAAGCGGGACCTGCTCTACGCCCACGAAGGCGCGGTCAGAGCACGGCACCTCGAAGCCCAGACCGAGCAGGCGTGGTGCCTCACGCTGGCCACCAACGCCGTGGTCGCGTGGACGACCGAGTACTACGGCCTGGCCGTGGAGTCGATGCGTACGGCCGGGCGGCGCATTGACGACGAGGTCCTGGCCCACATCTCCCCGGCGCACAGTGAGAACATCAACTTCTTCGGCGCCATCGACGTCGACATCGAAGGCGAGCTCGCGCAGCTCGGCCCCACCGGCTACCGGCCGCTGCGCATCCGGGACACCCTGTTCTGA
- a CDS encoding alpha/beta fold hydrolase, translating into MKHVVLLPGFWHGTWCWSLVTPRLARRRIPAVAVDLQGQGLEGVSPSSRWSRPFDESAFATEVSGVASVTASSAAEALIDHLRLIGEGDPCVVVAHSMGGVVATLAAEQEPSLFSQLLYIAAFAPVNGLPAAADFTADENEGELGTQLLRADPFTVGASRVDSGDPDSRAAIQKALYGDVSSEIADVATSLLNSDAPVGIAAETISVSRERFGSVPHTYVMCGDDYMIRPALQRRTIRDIDAVSAAPTTVVELPSSHSPFLSQPDAVAEAIATAWGKPLSV; encoded by the coding sequence GTGAAACATGTCGTTCTGCTGCCCGGTTTTTGGCACGGTACATGGTGCTGGAGTCTCGTGACACCTCGACTCGCTCGTCGCCGGATCCCGGCGGTCGCCGTCGACCTTCAGGGGCAGGGGCTGGAGGGCGTCTCGCCCTCGTCGCGGTGGAGCCGGCCCTTCGACGAGTCGGCGTTTGCGACCGAGGTGTCCGGTGTCGCGTCCGTGACGGCATCGAGCGCAGCTGAGGCACTGATCGACCATCTCCGCCTCATCGGAGAGGGCGACCCGTGTGTTGTGGTGGCGCACAGCATGGGTGGTGTCGTGGCGACACTAGCGGCCGAGCAAGAACCTTCGTTGTTCTCGCAGCTGCTGTACATCGCAGCCTTCGCGCCCGTGAACGGGCTTCCCGCCGCCGCCGATTTCACTGCCGATGAGAACGAGGGGGAGTTGGGTACGCAACTGCTGCGAGCCGACCCGTTCACCGTCGGAGCCTCGCGCGTGGACTCCGGGGATCCAGATTCGCGTGCGGCCATCCAGAAGGCGCTCTATGGCGATGTGTCATCCGAGATCGCGGACGTCGCGACGAGCCTGTTGAACTCCGATGCCCCCGTCGGTATCGCTGCCGAAACGATCTCCGTCAGTCGTGAGCGGTTTGGATCCGTGCCGCACACCTACGTCATGTGCGGAGACGACTACATGATCCGGCCCGCGCTGCAGCGGCGCACGATCCGTGACATCGATGCCGTATCCGCCGCTCCGACAACGGTGGTGGAGTTGCCGAGCTCGCACTCTCCCTTCCTGTCCCAGCCGGACGCCGTCGCCGAGGCGATCGCAACAGCCTGGGGCAAGCCGCTGTCGGTCTAG
- a CDS encoding recombinase family protein, producing the protein MALVGLVRVSTSKQETARQHDALDGLCVKVFEEKISGKLAVDARPALTAAVDYMRPGDMLTVQEVDRLGRNLLEGLLVLNDLFSRGIAVKVLEGIAAGEHLERSLILDLALALAEDRRRDIVRKTRNGLDSARARGRTGGRPRVVDADKRRIILARHADGESIRTIARATKLSVGTVHNVLADHRAAND; encoded by the coding sequence GTGGCGCTGGTGGGGCTGGTGCGTGTCAGCACGAGCAAGCAGGAGACCGCGCGGCAGCACGACGCGCTCGACGGGCTGTGCGTGAAGGTGTTCGAGGAGAAGATCAGCGGCAAGCTCGCCGTCGACGCCCGGCCCGCGCTGACCGCCGCAGTCGACTACATGCGCCCCGGCGACATGCTCACCGTGCAGGAAGTCGACAGGCTCGGCCGTAACCTCCTCGAAGGCCTGCTCGTGCTCAACGACCTGTTCTCCCGCGGCATCGCAGTCAAGGTCCTCGAGGGGATCGCCGCCGGCGAACACCTCGAGCGCAGCCTCATCCTTGATTTGGCGCTTGCACTGGCCGAGGATCGCCGACGCGACATTGTCCGCAAAACCCGCAACGGCCTCGACTCCGCCCGCGCCCGCGGCCGCACCGGTGGCCGCCCCCGAGTCGTCGACGCCGACAAACGCCGCATCATCCTCGCCCGCCACGCCGACGGCGAGTCCATCCGCACCATCGCCCGCGCCACCAAGCTGTCCGTCGGCACGGTCCACAACGTCCTCGCCGACCACCGCGCCGCCAACGACTGA